In Astyanax mexicanus isolate ESR-SI-001 chromosome 5, AstMex3_surface, whole genome shotgun sequence, a single window of DNA contains:
- the LOC103033314 gene encoding endonuclease V isoform X2 — MIAKGMLREQECLKQRLVEEDTDAWQTDPDFSGLKRVGGVDLSFIKGDEINACAQLVVLSYPQLEVQYEVSEMVNLSAPYIAGFLAFREAPPLLQLLQRLEKEQPSLMPQVLFVDGNGLFHYREFGLACHLGVLSDLPCVGVAKNLLQVQGVSKTDEHLSQISSLKKAGDTFPLTAASGRTLGQALRSSGSSTKPVYVSVGHRISLATAVRLTLSCCRYRVPEPIRQADIRSREYLRTHFPPASSD, encoded by the exons atgattgcaaaaggcatgttgag ggaGCAGGAGTGTTTGAAGCAGCGCTTGGTGGAGGAGGACACAGATGCCTGGCAGACAGACCCAGACTTCAGTGGGCTGAAGAGAGTGGGGGGTGTGGACCTGTCCTTCATTAAAGGAGACGAGATCAATGCCTGCGCTCAACTCGTCGTTCTGAGCTACCCTCAACTAGAG GTGCAGTATGAGGTCAGTGAGATGGTCAACCTGAGCGCCCCCTATATTGCTGGATTTCTGGCTTTTAGAGAAGCTCCTCCCCTTTTGCAGCTTCTACAGAGACTGGAAAAAGAGCAGCCCTCTCTAATGCCACAG GTGCTGTTTGTTGACGGAAACGGTCTCTTTCATTACAGAG AGTTTGGCCTGGCTTGTCACCTTGGAGTACTTTCGGACTTGCCCTGTGTGGGCGTGGCTAAAAACCTGCTGCAAGTGCAGGGCGTGTCTAAAACTGATGAACATTTGTCACAG ATCAGTTCTCTGAAGAAAGCTGGAGACACGTTTCCTCTGACTGCAGCCTCTGGGAGAACACTCGGACAG GCCCTTCGAAGTTCAGGCAGCAGCACTAAACCAGTCTATGTGTCTGTGGGTCATCGGATCAGTCTGGCTACAGCAGTCCGTCTCACACTCTCCTGCTGCCGGTACCGTGTACCTGAACCTATacgacag
- the LOC103033314 gene encoding endonuclease V isoform X1, with protein MNRAEEQAQQQWEREQECLKQRLVEEDTDAWQTDPDFSGLKRVGGVDLSFIKGDEINACAQLVVLSYPQLEVQYEVSEMVNLSAPYIAGFLAFREAPPLLQLLQRLEKEQPSLMPQVLFVDGNGLFHYREFGLACHLGVLSDLPCVGVAKNLLQVQGVSKTDEHLSQISSLKKAGDTFPLTAASGRTLGQALRSSGSSTKPVYVSVGHRISLATAVRLTLSCCRYRVPEPIRQADIRSREYLRTHFPPASSD; from the exons ATGAACCGGGCGGAGGAACAGGCGCAGCAGCAGTGGGAGAG ggaGCAGGAGTGTTTGAAGCAGCGCTTGGTGGAGGAGGACACAGATGCCTGGCAGACAGACCCAGACTTCAGTGGGCTGAAGAGAGTGGGGGGTGTGGACCTGTCCTTCATTAAAGGAGACGAGATCAATGCCTGCGCTCAACTCGTCGTTCTGAGCTACCCTCAACTAGAG GTGCAGTATGAGGTCAGTGAGATGGTCAACCTGAGCGCCCCCTATATTGCTGGATTTCTGGCTTTTAGAGAAGCTCCTCCCCTTTTGCAGCTTCTACAGAGACTGGAAAAAGAGCAGCCCTCTCTAATGCCACAG GTGCTGTTTGTTGACGGAAACGGTCTCTTTCATTACAGAG AGTTTGGCCTGGCTTGTCACCTTGGAGTACTTTCGGACTTGCCCTGTGTGGGCGTGGCTAAAAACCTGCTGCAAGTGCAGGGCGTGTCTAAAACTGATGAACATTTGTCACAG ATCAGTTCTCTGAAGAAAGCTGGAGACACGTTTCCTCTGACTGCAGCCTCTGGGAGAACACTCGGACAG GCCCTTCGAAGTTCAGGCAGCAGCACTAAACCAGTCTATGTGTCTGTGGGTCATCGGATCAGTCTGGCTACAGCAGTCCGTCTCACACTCTCCTGCTGCCGGTACCGTGTACCTGAACCTATacgacag